The Synechocystis sp. PCC 7509 genome includes a window with the following:
- a CDS encoding sigma 54-interacting transcriptional regulator gives MTALDSLVWLQERTALGILSPTLLEAISAVIEEQTIPANTRLIAEDTNPVALYILIQGQLESDRINKTNPTAPYGFLPGAVINLQELLLEQLAPQTVTALSECHLWAIPAATFGQLVAQYPEISQAFSRQLAQELAQLTTAFTYEQERTVALRPYVVTKAQRGIVGTSRYAVRLRQEIRIAAGDRKSVLIFGEPGLEKDNIAALIHFGSPQRREPIIKVNCGILQTSGADLFGRANGKPGLLEWLGNGTLILNNIQELPRELVPILAQLLRTNTYTPVSRNDETVEAQTSKARILIVSETTQPTIERCIGHNIKVPPLRVRKTDIKAQVDYYISLYCQARSLPKPKVVPEAIRRLQAYDFPGNLKELKSLVERAIVQAGGAPVLTEEIFWAAETKKKRFRVNLLNLYPQLRRFLRSDWWPDKINYGFTLTVFAIVVGMLFIGPQHRSENVALNLFWAWWWPLILLGFPFVGRLWCSICPFMIYGEVTQKLSLWLVPRQLKRWPREQAEKWGGWFLFGLFVLIFLWEELWNLEDTAYLSACLLLLITAGAMIFSAIFERRFWCRYLCPIGGMNGLFAKLSMTELRAQQGTCSAECTTYQCYKGGPQKGEGMETNGCPLYSHPAQLEDNKDCVLCMTCLKACPHRSVEFNLRPPGIELWTTHTPHFYEVALLFLLLSGVFLHRLPEIQAMGLESIDIKPFLPHLVASILALTIPVIIPIAAYGLILLVYKLQNTKPRSFVELAYGYLPLVLGANLAHYLRLGLGEAGRIIPVTLATFGYSNSTMPVLVAHPAVTAFLQGVTLIGSVLLTILLTQKIARQPLRSLFPQHLATIFLGVSLWIIIVGR, from the coding sequence AGAAGATACTAATCCTGTTGCATTATATATTCTCATTCAAGGACAGCTAGAAAGCGATCGCATTAACAAAACAAATCCCACTGCGCCCTATGGTTTTTTGCCGGGAGCAGTAATTAACCTACAAGAACTACTTTTAGAGCAACTAGCACCGCAGACTGTAACTGCTTTAAGCGAATGTCATTTATGGGCTATACCCGCCGCCACCTTTGGGCAATTAGTCGCTCAGTATCCAGAAATTTCTCAAGCTTTTTCCCGCCAACTTGCTCAAGAATTAGCTCAATTAACTACAGCTTTTACTTACGAACAAGAGCGCACCGTTGCTTTACGCCCTTATGTTGTAACCAAGGCGCAACGGGGAATTGTGGGGACAAGTCGCTACGCGGTGCGTTTGCGTCAAGAAATTAGAATTGCGGCAGGCGATCGCAAATCAGTATTAATATTTGGAGAACCAGGCTTAGAAAAAGATAACATCGCCGCCCTAATTCATTTTGGTTCACCCCAACGACGAGAACCAATTATTAAAGTAAATTGCGGTATTTTACAAACTAGCGGCGCAGACTTGTTTGGACGCGCTAACGGTAAGCCGGGATTGCTGGAATGGCTGGGAAATGGCACTTTAATTCTTAATAATATTCAAGAATTACCTCGCGAATTAGTCCCAATCTTAGCTCAGTTGCTAAGAACTAACACTTATACCCCCGTTAGTCGTAATGATGAAACTGTTGAAGCGCAGACTTCTAAAGCCCGTATTTTGATTGTTTCAGAAACCACTCAGCCAACAATTGAACGCTGTATTGGTCACAATATCAAAGTTCCACCTTTGCGGGTGCGAAAAACTGATATTAAAGCTCAGGTAGATTACTATATCAGCCTTTACTGTCAAGCTAGAAGCTTGCCTAAACCTAAAGTTGTTCCCGAAGCTATCCGAAGATTGCAGGCTTACGACTTTCCGGGAAACTTGAAAGAGTTGAAAAGCTTGGTAGAAAGGGCAATTGTTCAAGCTGGAGGCGCACCAGTATTAACCGAAGAAATATTTTGGGCGGCGGAAACAAAGAAAAAGCGTTTTCGAGTCAATTTGTTGAATCTGTACCCCCAATTGCGGCGGTTTCTGCGTAGCGATTGGTGGCCCGACAAGATTAATTATGGTTTTACTTTAACTGTCTTTGCGATCGTTGTGGGAATGTTGTTTATTGGCCCGCAACATCGTAGCGAAAATGTAGCCCTAAATCTATTTTGGGCTTGGTGGTGGCCGTTAATACTACTCGGATTTCCCTTTGTCGGGCGGTTGTGGTGTTCTATTTGTCCCTTTATGATTTACGGAGAAGTTACGCAAAAGCTCTCTTTGTGGCTTGTCCCCAGACAATTAAAACGCTGGCCCAGAGAACAAGCAGAAAAGTGGGGAGGTTGGTTTTTATTTGGTTTATTCGTCCTAATTTTCTTGTGGGAAGAACTCTGGAATTTAGAAGATACGGCTTATTTATCAGCTTGTTTGCTACTACTCATCACCGCCGGAGCAATGATTTTTTCTGCCATTTTTGAACGTAGGTTTTGGTGTCGCTATCTTTGTCCGATTGGGGGAATGAATGGCTTATTCGCCAAGCTATCAATGACGGAATTACGGGCGCAGCAAGGTACTTGTTCGGCGGAATGCACTACTTATCAATGCTACAAAGGCGGCCCGCAAAAAGGTGAAGGAATGGAAACTAATGGGTGTCCTTTATATTCGCATCCCGCCCAACTAGAAGATAATAAAGATTGCGTACTCTGCATGACTTGTCTAAAAGCTTGTCCCCACCGCTCGGTAGAATTTAACTTGCGTCCCCCAGGGATTGAATTATGGACAACTCACACACCTCATTTCTACGAAGTTGCTCTATTATTTCTGCTATTAAGTGGTGTATTTCTGCATCGCTTACCGGAAATTCAAGCAATGGGTTTAGAAAGTATAGATATAAAGCCGTTTCTCCCTCATTTGGTCGCATCTATCTTAGCGTTAACAATTCCGGTAATTATTCCTATAGCTGCTTACGGTTTGATTTTATTAGTTTACAAACTCCAAAATACTAAACCGCGCAGTTTTGTAGAGTTAGCCTATGGTTACTTACCTTTGGTACTGGGAGCAAATTTAGCTCACTATCTACGTTTGGGATTAGGGGAAGCTGGGCGAATAATACCAGTAACTTTAGCAACTTTTGGTTATAGCAATTCTACAATGCCCGTTTTAGTCGCGCATCCAGCCGTTACAGCATTTTTGCAAGGCGTGACGCTGATTGGTTCAGTTTTATTGACAATCCTCTTAACTCAAAAAATTGCTCGTCAACCATTGCGATCGCTCTTTCCCCAACATCTTGCTACTATTTTTTTAGGTGTTAGCTTGTGGATAATTATTGTTGGTAGGTAG
- a CDS encoding 3D domain-containing protein yields the protein MKRQILLNKKHNNLNKMIKNFFPIVISASLINISPNTSIANTANQKTIFAQATENRFCPSEFEYDKAHRLCVSETEALGPFTNEMIAKCKQFGGGSPCEGTRWEVNFARRLRGTSTCPPGAKLDSGIGECVDNANVYGPFIEANVEKCRNAGGGVICKTMRFSRNILPSSAANATFNFPEPTNAERVKTLILWSTHYNAPRVKETPGGIPLLDISGNRLGAILSKRDWCDAAVEGTIQVLDNSNVPKTYNFAGRGSTAQVDCAPFFSSLSSAVIQGTNRSRFKLSKGAYGEGTDGLILVPYRTIAVDRTVFPIGSIIYIPEARGKQVTLPSGEKVVHDGYFFAGDVGGAIKNNHIDVFIGISQQNPFAFIKSKATGTFTAFLIEKSQISQALKVLHQ from the coding sequence ATGAAACGTCAGATTCTTCTAAATAAAAAGCATAATAACTTAAATAAAATGATTAAAAATTTTTTTCCCATAGTTATTTCAGCTTCATTAATTAATATTTCACCCAACACTTCTATTGCTAATACAGCCAACCAAAAAACTATTTTTGCCCAAGCTACTGAAAACCGTTTTTGCCCAAGTGAATTTGAATACGACAAAGCTCATCGTCTTTGCGTTAGCGAAACAGAAGCACTAGGACCATTTACAAATGAAATGATAGCCAAGTGCAAACAATTTGGAGGCGGTTCTCCCTGTGAAGGAACGCGATGGGAAGTTAACTTTGCTCGGAGACTACGGGGAACAAGTACCTGTCCTCCTGGTGCAAAACTTGATTCTGGTATTGGTGAGTGCGTCGATAATGCAAATGTTTATGGACCTTTTATAGAGGCGAACGTCGAAAAATGTCGGAACGCTGGAGGAGGTGTTATCTGTAAAACTATGCGTTTTAGCAGAAACATTTTACCCTCCTCAGCAGCAAACGCTACCTTTAACTTTCCTGAACCCACAAATGCAGAGCGTGTTAAAACTCTCATCCTTTGGTCAACACATTACAACGCACCTAGAGTTAAAGAGACACCTGGTGGCATTCCTCTATTAGATATATCAGGTAATCGTTTAGGAGCAATACTTTCTAAGCGCGATTGGTGTGATGCAGCAGTAGAGGGAACAATTCAGGTTTTAGATAATAGTAACGTACCAAAAACATACAATTTTGCAGGTAGAGGTTCCACAGCGCAAGTTGATTGCGCTCCATTTTTTAGTAGCTTATCTTCAGCAGTAATTCAAGGTACTAATAGATCGCGATTTAAGCTTTCTAAAGGAGCTTATGGTGAAGGAACTGACGGATTGATTCTCGTACCTTACCGAACTATTGCTGTTGATAGAACAGTATTTCCTATCGGTTCTATTATTTATATTCCTGAGGCAAGAGGAAAACAAGTAACTTTACCTTCGGGTGAGAAAGTAGTACATGATGGTTACTTTTTTGCTGGTGATGTAGGAGGAGCCATTAAAAATAATCACATCGACGTTTTTATTGGAATTTCTCAACAAAACCCGTTTGCTTTTATTAAAAGTAAAGCAACTGGTACATTTACTGCTTTTCTGATTGAAAAATCACAAATTTCACAGGCTCTAAAAGTCCTACATCAGTAA
- a CDS encoding S8 family peptidase, which yields MSNGVNQQLYPMETTGSYLILLPQDDIEGGIRVLRDITGNSNIARTADSTDGAVDVSRKDEAILVLSELGVAIAELEPEQVQRVSSAVDNPNEPILLVEPEQVFYAFGKSSSQDITPQMGGTKSEISIEYLRGYRDAIGNLVDNLVFPHKDSKQPDASAVPTPYTWGLQATKVVSSRFSGRGIKVAILDTGFDFNHPDFKTRTITSKSFIKVKTSDPLLPVQDGNGHGTHCTGTACGPLNPGIAPRYGIAYEAEIYIGKVLSDQGRSLGQGSIVQGIEWAITNGCKVISMSLGGPVSPGQPFSPIYENIAKRAMNKGSLIIAAAGNSSNRASGVLNPVGSPANCPSIMAVGAIDERDQIAGFSDSGVNSSGGQVDIVGPGVDIYSSYPVPRGNPPGYDRLNGTSMATPHVAGIAALYAQANPTITADGLFSLLQRTARRLPLPSTDVGTGLVQAP from the coding sequence ATGAGTAACGGTGTTAATCAGCAGCTATATCCAATGGAAACAACAGGCAGTTATTTAATATTGCTTCCTCAAGATGATATTGAAGGTGGCATTAGAGTTCTTAGAGATATCACAGGTAATAGTAACATTGCTAGAACAGCCGATTCTACGGATGGTGCAGTTGATGTCAGTCGAAAAGATGAAGCAATATTAGTTCTCAGCGAGTTGGGTGTGGCAATTGCGGAATTGGAACCAGAGCAAGTACAAAGGGTTAGTAGTGCCGTTGACAATCCAAATGAACCCATTTTACTGGTTGAACCAGAGCAAGTATTTTATGCTTTTGGAAAGTCTAGTTCTCAAGACATAACTCCGCAAATGGGTGGTACGAAAAGTGAGATTTCAATAGAGTATTTGCGTGGATACCGCGATGCTATTGGCAACCTTGTAGATAATTTAGTTTTTCCTCATAAAGATTCTAAACAACCAGACGCATCCGCAGTACCTACTCCATATACGTGGGGACTACAGGCTACTAAAGTGGTTAGTTCTAGATTTAGTGGTCGCGGAATTAAAGTTGCTATTCTCGATACAGGTTTTGACTTCAATCATCCAGATTTTAAGACCCGAACAATCACTAGCAAGTCATTTATCAAAGTAAAAACTAGCGATCCTTTATTACCCGTACAAGATGGAAATGGTCATGGAACTCACTGTACGGGGACTGCGTGTGGTCCATTAAATCCAGGTATTGCGCCACGATATGGCATAGCTTATGAAGCAGAAATCTATATTGGCAAAGTATTGAGTGACCAAGGACGATCTTTGGGTCAAGGTTCCATAGTACAAGGTATAGAATGGGCTATTACTAATGGTTGCAAAGTTATTTCAATGTCTCTTGGAGGACCTGTAAGTCCTGGTCAGCCATTCTCGCCAATTTATGAAAATATTGCGAAAAGAGCTATGAACAAGGGTTCTCTGATTATCGCCGCAGCAGGTAACAGTAGTAACCGTGCTTCTGGTGTTCTTAACCCAGTTGGTTCACCAGCGAACTGTCCATCAATTATGGCAGTAGGTGCAATAGATGAGCGAGATCAAATTGCTGGCTTCTCTGATTCTGGTGTTAATTCTAGTGGAGGACAAGTAGACATTGTTGGTCCAGGGGTTGATATTTATTCTAGTTACCCAGTACCTAGAGGTAATCCTCCAGGCTATGACAGACTTAACGGTACAAGTATGGCAACACCTCATGTAGCTGGTATAGCCGCTTTATATGCTCAGGCAAATCCTACAATCACTGCGGATGGTTTGTTTAGTTTGCTGCAAAGAACTGCTCGCCGATTACCACTTCCTTCTACAGATGTTGGTACTGGACTTGTCCAAGCACCTTAA